A region of Reichenbachiella carrageenanivorans DNA encodes the following proteins:
- a CDS encoding deoxynucleoside kinase: protein MAIHPKHIAVSGNIGAGKTTLTEMLAKHYGWQAEFEDVDDNPYLSDFYSDMSQWAFHLQVYFLNSRFEQVNKVRAGEHTVIQDRTIYEDAYIFAKSLHHQGYFNDRDYNNYLSLFESMIQFVKAPDLLIYLKSDIDKLVRNIEKRGRTYESAIRIDYLQGLNTHYNDWISSYKEGRLLVIDVNPLDFVNNPDDFASIVSKIDVELHGLFS from the coding sequence ATGGCTATTCATCCCAAACACATTGCTGTATCTGGCAACATAGGAGCTGGAAAAACCACGCTCACCGAGATGCTTGCTAAACATTATGGTTGGCAAGCCGAATTCGAAGACGTAGATGACAATCCCTACCTGTCTGACTTCTACAGCGACATGAGCCAGTGGGCTTTTCACTTACAAGTCTATTTTCTAAATAGTCGTTTTGAGCAGGTAAATAAAGTAAGAGCGGGTGAGCATACGGTGATTCAAGACCGAACCATTTATGAAGATGCTTATATTTTCGCCAAGAGCTTACATCATCAGGGCTATTTCAACGACCGCGATTACAATAACTATCTCTCCCTTTTTGAATCTATGATTCAATTTGTAAAGGCACCTGACCTACTCATCTATCTCAAATCCGACATTGATAAACTGGTCAGGAATATAGAAAAGCGTGGCCGAACATATGAAAGTGCCATTAGGATAGACTACCTACAAGGACTAAATACCCATTACAATGATTGGATCTCATCCTATAAAGAAGGTCGACTGCTCGTGATAGATGTAAACCCTCTCGATTTTGTAAACAACCCTGATGACTTTGCATCCATTGTATCAAAAATCGATGTAGAGTTGCATGGACTATTCAGCTAA
- a CDS encoding peptide MFS transporter, whose product MREEQEIFGHPKGLYICFLTEMWERFSFYGMKFLLLLYLTKYHLFTDGGSLDVLGAYAGLVYALPVIGGMLADRYLGMRKAVIFGGIMLCFGHLGLAFEGDQATMIDGIRVQDDFALNIFYLSLALIIVGVGFLKPNISTIVGKLYEVGDKRRDSGFTIFYMGINLGSFTATLLCGYLGENYGWGYGFGLAGIGMLFGLVVFLWGQRFLHGHAEPEKPEVLKENGFLGLNKEVTIYVGSLISVPVIWFLVQSNAIVHNTLNAMAFGVLVWLIWFLFKECDRVERGRMTVLASLTLFTVVFWALFEQSAASMTLYADRVVDRVLIDTIYLPGETLGLYLMAVALIAIPILVVFLGRTKFSTMNDSERKITGSIFVAISGVLIYLGIDTILFAGAVAESAAGLPVRWEVTAVQTGSLNAMFIFLLAPLFAWLWTFLSRNKMEPGTPLKFGLGILQAGLGFGALVLGATMPDASGKVAYIWIVLAYLLHTTGELCLSPVGLSAVTKLSVPKVVGFMMGVWFLATAYSELVAAQLAKFAAIDTEGGIVTDVAAASTVYADFFSSLMWVGVAISLVLFVLTPLMKKGMHGVK is encoded by the coding sequence ATGAGAGAAGAACAAGAAATTTTTGGACACCCCAAGGGACTTTATATTTGTTTCCTTACAGAAATGTGGGAGCGGTTTTCATTCTACGGAATGAAATTTTTACTACTACTTTACCTTACTAAATATCATCTTTTCACAGATGGCGGTAGTCTCGATGTGTTAGGTGCTTATGCTGGTTTGGTCTATGCTTTGCCAGTGATTGGAGGCATGCTTGCAGATAGGTATTTGGGTATGCGAAAGGCAGTGATATTCGGAGGGATTATGCTTTGCTTTGGGCATCTCGGTCTGGCATTCGAAGGGGATCAAGCGACCATGATAGATGGGATAAGGGTACAAGATGATTTTGCCTTAAATATTTTCTATTTATCACTTGCACTAATTATTGTTGGTGTAGGTTTTTTGAAGCCAAATATTTCAACTATTGTAGGAAAACTTTATGAGGTAGGCGACAAAAGAAGAGACTCTGGTTTCACTATTTTTTACATGGGGATCAACTTAGGTTCGTTTACTGCCACTTTACTTTGTGGGTATTTAGGTGAAAATTATGGCTGGGGATATGGCTTTGGTCTAGCTGGTATTGGTATGTTGTTTGGCCTTGTTGTTTTCTTGTGGGGACAGCGCTTTTTGCATGGACATGCAGAGCCCGAAAAACCAGAGGTTTTGAAAGAGAATGGTTTCCTTGGGCTAAACAAGGAAGTAACTATTTATGTGGGTTCATTGATTTCTGTACCAGTGATTTGGTTTCTTGTACAATCTAATGCCATCGTACACAACACACTCAATGCGATGGCATTTGGTGTATTGGTTTGGTTAATATGGTTTTTGTTTAAAGAATGTGATAGGGTGGAGCGTGGCCGCATGACGGTACTGGCTTCTCTAACTTTATTTACCGTAGTGTTTTGGGCTTTGTTTGAGCAGAGTGCTGCTTCTATGACATTGTATGCAGATAGAGTAGTAGATAGAGTATTGATAGATACTATCTACTTGCCAGGCGAAACACTTGGACTGTATTTAATGGCGGTAGCTTTGATCGCTATTCCTATTTTGGTGGTGTTTTTAGGAAGGACGAAATTCAGTACAATGAATGATTCTGAGAGAAAAATCACAGGAAGTATTTTTGTTGCCATTTCGGGTGTTTTGATCTATTTAGGGATCGATACCATTCTATTTGCAGGAGCCGTGGCAGAGTCTGCTGCAGGCTTGCCTGTGCGGTGGGAAGTGACAGCAGTACAAACAGGTTCGCTCAACGCAATGTTTATCTTCCTGCTTGCCCCTTTGTTTGCTTGGTTGTGGACATTTCTTAGTAGAAACAAAATGGAACCAGGTACGCCTTTGAAATTCGGGCTGGGTATCCTTCAAGCAGGTTTAGGGTTTGGTGCACTCGTGCTGGGAGCTACCATGCCAGATGCATCTGGCAAAGTGGCTTATATATGGATCGTATTGGCCTATCTATTACATACCACAGGAGAGTTATGTTTATCTCCTGTTGGATTATCGGCAGTGACTAAGTTGTCCGTACCTAAGGTTGTAGGGTTTATGATGGGTGTATGGTTTTTGGCTACTGCTTACTCGGAACTAGTAGCAGCACAGTTAGCTAAGTTTGCGGCGATCGACACAGAAGGAGGAATAGTGACCGATGTAGCTGCAGCAAGTACTGTCTATGCAGATTTTTTCTCATCACTCATGTGGGTAGGTGTGGCTATTAGTCTTGTGCTTTTTGTACTGACGCCACTCATGAAAAAAGGCATGCATGGCGTGAAATAA
- a CDS encoding outer membrane insertion C- signal yields MKKLIVLSAIFIASMSAASAQELGIRFGDVLGNDVAIDGIFSLGEFSRLHADVSFGNDVGIEVLYDFLYRPLGDVQGLDWYVGAGPSLYLGDPVWLGVSGEVGLEYHFDFPLALGLDWRPTFWIIDDTDFNGSSFGFNARYVFGK; encoded by the coding sequence ATGAAGAAATTAATAGTTTTATCGGCAATTTTTATTGCTTCTATGTCTGCTGCTAGTGCGCAGGAATTGGGTATCAGGTTTGGTGACGTTCTAGGTAACGACGTGGCTATCGATGGTATTTTTTCATTAGGCGAATTCAGTAGATTACATGCTGATGTGAGCTTTGGAAACGATGTAGGAATTGAAGTGCTATACGACTTTTTGTATAGACCTTTAGGTGACGTGCAAGGGTTGGATTGGTATGTAGGAGCAGGACCTTCTTTGTACTTAGGTGACCCTGTATGGTTAGGAGTAAGTGGTGAAGTAGGATTGGAATATCACTTTGATTTTCCTTTGGCTTTAGGGCTTGATTGGAGACCTACTTTCTGGATCATCGACGATACTGATTTTAACGGGAGTAGCTTTGGATTTAATGCTAGATACGTATTTGGCAAATAA
- a CDS encoding TetR/AcrR family transcriptional regulator — translation MADKKEQILDAAKQLFDRQGYAKTSVDDISQAVGMRKSSLYYYFKNKEDLFMCSFRNDWHEKFKIFEAEANKENTPTRKILTYITQSLNYYEKVVIHHKIPVKSLIETRNLYRSFINKINRGGIEFYIEAINEGIENGDFKACEVNKVAESLFLIKFSIQYDQLSMFIHTYPTEADWTHIREQILFAISLVLDGIRR, via the coding sequence ATGGCAGATAAGAAAGAGCAAATACTAGACGCAGCCAAACAACTTTTTGATAGACAAGGCTATGCCAAAACAAGTGTAGATGACATCTCTCAGGCCGTGGGCATGCGCAAGTCTTCTCTCTACTATTATTTTAAAAACAAAGAAGACCTTTTCATGTGCTCATTTCGAAATGACTGGCATGAAAAGTTCAAAATCTTCGAAGCCGAAGCCAACAAGGAAAACACCCCCACTCGTAAAATACTGACCTACATTACCCAGTCGCTCAACTACTACGAAAAGGTGGTCATTCACCACAAAATCCCTGTCAAATCCCTAATAGAAACCAGAAATCTGTACCGATCATTCATCAATAAAATAAATAGAGGAGGGATTGAATTTTATATTGAAGCCATCAACGAAGGCATAGAAAACGGTGACTTCAAAGCATGCGAAGTAAACAAAGTAGCCGAATCCCTATTCTTGATAAAATTTTCCATTCAGTACGACCAACTCAGCATGTTTATACATACCTACCCTACAGAAGCCGATTGGACGCATATTCGAGAGCAAATTCTTTTTGCCATCAGCCTAGTCTTAGACGGTATCCGACGGTAG
- a CDS encoding O-methyltransferase encodes MDFIQKDIQDYSARHTAAANDLLEKIDRETHVNVLRPRMLSGHVQGRILSMLSHMIRPHRILEIGTYTGYSALCMAEGLQGDGELITIDVNEELEPIVEGYFQVSPYADQLKYLIGNAMDLIPTIEKGFDLVFIDADKVNYLNYYELILPKMNAGGFIIADNILWSGKVTTTPKSNDKDTLALIEFNKKVHEDTRVENVLLAVRDGLMILRVL; translated from the coding sequence TTGGATTTTATACAAAAAGACATTCAGGACTATTCGGCAAGGCACACCGCTGCAGCCAATGACCTGTTGGAAAAAATAGATAGAGAAACTCATGTGAATGTACTTAGGCCTCGGATGCTATCGGGTCATGTACAAGGGCGAATTTTGTCTATGCTTTCACATATGATCAGGCCTCATCGCATTCTTGAGATAGGCACTTATACAGGGTATTCGGCGTTGTGCATGGCGGAAGGGTTACAGGGTGATGGGGAGCTTATTACAATAGATGTTAATGAGGAATTGGAGCCTATTGTTGAGGGGTATTTTCAGGTCTCGCCGTATGCGGACCAATTGAAATACCTGATAGGCAATGCCATGGATTTGATACCTACGATAGAGAAAGGGTTTGACCTGGTATTTATCGATGCGGATAAAGTTAATTACCTCAACTACTATGAATTGATACTTCCTAAAATGAATGCAGGAGGTTTTATCATTGCGGACAATATTTTGTGGAGTGGAAAAGTTACTACCACACCTAAGTCTAACGACAAAGACACTTTAGCTTTGATAGAGTTTAACAAGAAAGTTCATGAAGATACGCGTGTAGAAAATGTATTGCTGGCAGTCAGAGATGGGTTGATGATTTTACGTGTATTATGA
- a CDS encoding ABC transporter permease, with amino-acid sequence MLKNFYLTAIRNMLKHKSYFLINICGLAIGIASFIFIALYIINEMSYDKFHSQSKNIHRVHVKGQMMGQTMDMAVTATPMAQALISEYPEVSKVTRVKESGAWFIGRDNKKFNEDGVLFADSTFFDVFDFKFLSGNKKTALIHPRSVVLTASYAKKYFGNEDPIGQKLTVEQDSIFYTVTGVMEDVPDHSHIQFDMMGSLSTYPHWLNNQQWVSHNNYTYVVLHENANISALEDKLQALVYKYVGPQVEQYLGTTMDAWESAGNSFGYYLMPLEDIYLYSNVDEELEANSDISYIYIYSLIAIILLFIAIINFVNLATAQSSSRAKEVGIRKVVGSSKQRLIGQFIFESIVISSFATIVAGLLVFFLTPAFTQLIGKEIAYQLTSSLWSFFWLGCLAILIGVLAGFYPAFILAAYQPVDVLKGTMSAGAKASWMRNLLVVIQFTAAIIIIIGTVVVYNQIDFMLNKNLGFNKEQIVVIRRSDVLRNNLETFKNDLLQNPNIKEVANAMSLPGKDRYNNNAHMTEESPDSPYLLYENHVSFGYAELMNLELVEGRFFSKDHPSDSSGVIINESAVKTIGYTDPIGKKFLNPDDDGPGKPMTIIGVVKDYHIESLHKRIEPTMLRLMAGNWEGYVTVKLSNTHNVRETIQFIENTWFDHSYNKPFQYFFFDDDYANLYNSESTTGQVFVVFASLSIFIACLGLIGLVTYTAAIRKKEIGIRKVLGASTSTLIKLLSNEIVKLIVISTLIAWPLAYLATDYWLQNFADRLSISPWIYLGSTFIVVFIGSLAISFQTIKASRSNPVDSLRQD; translated from the coding sequence ATGCTTAAAAATTTTTATCTCACGGCTATCAGAAATATGCTCAAGCACAAAAGCTATTTTCTGATCAATATCTGCGGTTTGGCTATTGGTATTGCCAGTTTCATTTTCATAGCGCTCTACATTATTAATGAAATGAGTTATGATAAATTTCATAGCCAATCGAAAAACATACACCGCGTACATGTAAAAGGTCAAATGATGGGTCAAACCATGGACATGGCCGTAACTGCCACGCCTATGGCTCAAGCACTGATAAGCGAATACCCAGAAGTTTCAAAAGTGACTAGAGTCAAAGAAAGCGGAGCATGGTTTATCGGAAGAGATAATAAAAAATTCAATGAAGATGGCGTACTGTTTGCCGATTCTACATTTTTCGATGTTTTCGATTTTAAATTTCTGTCTGGAAACAAAAAAACAGCACTGATTCACCCCAGGTCGGTCGTACTGACAGCGTCCTACGCCAAAAAATATTTTGGCAATGAAGACCCTATAGGACAAAAACTCACCGTAGAACAAGATTCTATTTTCTATACCGTAACAGGCGTGATGGAAGACGTGCCTGACCATTCACACATACAATTTGATATGATGGGCTCTCTGAGCACCTATCCCCATTGGCTCAATAACCAGCAATGGGTCAGCCACAATAATTATACTTATGTGGTTTTGCATGAAAATGCAAACATCTCCGCACTAGAAGACAAATTGCAAGCCTTGGTTTACAAATATGTAGGTCCTCAGGTAGAACAATACCTCGGCACCACGATGGATGCTTGGGAAAGTGCAGGCAATTCTTTCGGATACTACCTGATGCCGCTCGAAGACATATATCTCTACTCTAATGTAGATGAAGAGCTCGAGGCAAATAGCGACATCTCCTACATCTATATTTATTCACTAATAGCTATTATATTACTTTTTATAGCCATTATCAATTTTGTGAATTTGGCTACCGCCCAATCCTCTTCTCGGGCAAAAGAAGTAGGCATTAGAAAAGTAGTAGGCTCTAGCAAGCAGCGCCTCATCGGCCAATTCATCTTCGAATCTATTGTGATTTCAAGCTTTGCTACCATAGTAGCTGGACTTTTGGTATTTTTCCTTACGCCTGCATTTACCCAACTGATAGGAAAAGAAATTGCCTATCAGCTGACCAGTAGCCTTTGGAGCTTCTTTTGGCTTGGATGTCTCGCTATACTCATTGGGGTATTGGCTGGCTTCTACCCTGCCTTTATCCTTGCGGCCTACCAGCCTGTAGATGTGCTCAAAGGCACTATGAGCGCTGGAGCCAAAGCTAGCTGGATGCGAAATCTACTAGTGGTTATTCAATTTACGGCAGCCATCATCATCATCATAGGCACGGTAGTGGTTTACAACCAAATCGACTTTATGCTCAACAAAAACTTGGGGTTCAACAAAGAACAAATCGTGGTCATCAGGCGGTCAGATGTATTAAGAAACAATTTAGAAACTTTCAAAAACGACCTCTTGCAAAATCCGAACATCAAAGAAGTAGCCAACGCCATGTCGCTGCCTGGCAAAGATCGGTATAACAACAATGCACATATGACTGAGGAAAGTCCCGATTCTCCTTATTTACTGTATGAAAACCATGTCAGTTTTGGCTATGCGGAGCTGATGAATTTGGAATTGGTCGAGGGTAGGTTTTTCTCCAAAGATCATCCGTCGGACTCTAGTGGCGTCATCATCAATGAATCGGCTGTAAAAACCATAGGCTACACAGACCCTATTGGAAAGAAATTTCTAAACCCAGATGATGATGGCCCAGGCAAACCAATGACCATCATAGGCGTAGTGAAAGATTATCACATAGAATCTCTACATAAGCGCATAGAGCCGACCATGCTGAGACTGATGGCTGGCAATTGGGAAGGCTACGTCACGGTAAAACTAAGCAACACACACAATGTCCGAGAGACAATACAATTTATTGAAAACACATGGTTTGATCATTCGTATAACAAACCCTTTCAGTATTTTTTCTTTGACGACGACTATGCTAATCTCTACAACTCTGAATCTACTACTGGACAAGTTTTCGTAGTGTTTGCCAGTCTATCTATCTTTATTGCATGCTTGGGACTCATTGGTTTAGTGACCTACACTGCAGCTATCAGAAAGAAGGAAATAGGCATCAGAAAAGTACTCGGAGCTAGTACGAGTACTTTGATCAAACTGCTATCTAATGAGATTGTCAAACTAATCGTAATCTCTACGCTGATCGCTTGGCCTCTGGCCTATTTGGCTACGGACTACTGGTTACAAAATTTCGCAGACCGTCTATCAATCAGTCCTTGGATATATCTAGGATCTACTTTCATTGTGGTTTTTATTGGCAGTCTAGCCATTAGCTTCCAAACGATCAAAGCCTCTAGAAGTAATCCTGTAGATTCTTTGAGACAGGATTAA
- a CDS encoding dipeptidyl peptidase 3, which produces MRKKLAYLLLIPLAWACTPSAKEEQTTEETDNFVWQTEQFADLKMIRYQVPGFDKLSLDQKKLVYYLTQAGLSGRDIIWDQNYRHNLTIRTALENIVRNYTGDKNSDEWKHFLVYTKRVWFSNGIHHHYSMAKIEPEFGQEYFQSLLSATNTTLDEEIIQVIFDPVIDNKKVNLNPEKGLLTGSATNFYDADITAEEVDAFYAQITDKNAEEPISYGLNSKLIRDENGQLREEIWKSGGMYGSAIDQIISWLEKATTVAENDAQKKGFELLIEYYKTGSLKTWDDYNVVWAAATAGDIDYINGFVEVYNDPKGYRGSYESIIQINDFDASARMKVLSENAQWFEDNSPIMDEHKKENVVGVSYKVVNVAGEAGDASPSTPIGVNLPNANWIRAKHGSKSVSLGNIIDAYDKGGSSGLTAEFSYNEAELERAKKHGEIGDKMHTALHEVIGHASGRINPGVGTPKETLKNYASTIEEGRADLVGLYFLMDNKLVELGLIESLEVGKEEYDGYIRNGMMSQLRRLKLGEDIEEAHMRNRAWVSAWAYEQGQADNVIERKQKEGNTYFVINDYQKLREIFGRLLRETQRMKSEGDYEAAKALVEGYGVKVDPELHQEVLNRTAKLKGAPYGGFINPELVPIMDESGNITDITVTYPDDFAKQMLGYSEKYAFLTK; this is translated from the coding sequence ATGAGAAAAAAGTTAGCTTATTTATTATTAATCCCGTTGGCGTGGGCATGTACCCCTTCCGCCAAAGAAGAACAAACTACAGAAGAAACAGACAACTTTGTATGGCAAACCGAACAGTTTGCAGATCTCAAAATGATTCGCTACCAAGTACCCGGTTTCGACAAACTCAGTTTAGATCAAAAAAAACTAGTTTATTACCTCACACAAGCTGGCCTGTCAGGTCGAGATATTATCTGGGATCAAAATTACCGTCATAACTTGACTATTCGTACGGCACTGGAAAATATCGTTCGTAATTACACAGGAGATAAAAACAGCGATGAATGGAAGCATTTTTTGGTCTATACCAAAAGAGTTTGGTTTTCTAATGGTATTCACCACCATTATTCAATGGCCAAAATAGAACCAGAATTTGGACAGGAATATTTCCAAAGTCTATTATCGGCCACAAACACGACTTTAGACGAAGAGATTATTCAGGTTATTTTTGATCCAGTGATCGACAACAAAAAAGTGAACCTCAACCCAGAAAAAGGGCTTTTGACTGGGTCGGCTACCAACTTTTATGATGCTGATATAACTGCCGAAGAAGTGGATGCTTTCTATGCACAGATTACAGACAAAAATGCAGAAGAGCCCATCTCTTATGGGTTAAACTCGAAACTGATCCGTGATGAAAATGGGCAATTGCGAGAAGAAATATGGAAATCTGGCGGCATGTATGGATCTGCGATTGATCAAATCATCAGTTGGTTAGAAAAAGCCACAACTGTAGCCGAAAACGACGCACAGAAAAAAGGCTTTGAGCTATTGATCGAGTATTACAAAACAGGTTCCCTCAAAACATGGGACGATTACAATGTAGTCTGGGCAGCAGCAACAGCTGGCGACATCGATTATATTAATGGTTTTGTGGAGGTTTACAACGACCCCAAGGGCTATAGAGGGTCTTACGAATCCATCATTCAAATCAATGATTTTGATGCCTCAGCACGCATGAAAGTATTGTCTGAAAATGCCCAATGGTTTGAAGATAACTCTCCTATCATGGATGAGCACAAAAAAGAAAATGTAGTAGGTGTAAGCTACAAAGTAGTAAACGTAGCGGGCGAAGCAGGCGATGCCTCCCCATCTACTCCGATTGGGGTAAACCTACCTAACGCCAACTGGATCAGAGCCAAGCATGGCTCTAAGTCGGTAAGCTTAGGTAATATCATAGATGCATATGACAAAGGAGGTTCTTCTGGCCTCACAGCCGAATTTTCATATAACGAAGCTGAACTAGAAAGGGCAAAAAAACACGGTGAAATAGGTGACAAAATGCACACTGCTTTGCACGAAGTGATCGGTCATGCTTCTGGAAGAATCAACCCAGGTGTAGGCACTCCAAAAGAAACCTTGAAAAACTACGCTTCTACGATAGAAGAAGGCAGAGCAGATTTGGTAGGCTTGTATTTTTTGATGGACAACAAACTAGTAGAACTAGGTCTGATCGAAAGCCTAGAAGTAGGCAAGGAAGAATACGATGGTTATATCAGAAACGGTATGATGTCGCAACTTAGAAGATTGAAACTAGGAGAAGACATCGAAGAAGCCCACATGAGAAATCGAGCATGGGTATCTGCCTGGGCGTATGAGCAAGGTCAGGCAGACAACGTAATCGAAAGAAAACAAAAAGAGGGCAATACCTATTTTGTGATCAACGACTATCAAAAACTAAGAGAAATCTTTGGTAGATTGTTGCGCGAAACACAGCGCATGAAATCTGAAGGCGACTATGAGGCCGCTAAAGCACTCGTAGAAGGCTACGGAGTAAAAGTAGACCCTGAGTTGCATCAGGAAGTACTAAACAGAACAGCCAAACTCAAAGGGGCTCCATATGGAGGGTTTATCAATCCCGAGCTCGTGCCAATAATGGATGAATCTGGCAACATCACAGACATTACTGTGACCTACCCTGATGATTTTGCCAAGCAGATGCTAGGTTATAGTGAAAAATATGCGTTCCTGACGAAATAA
- a CDS encoding carbonic anhydrase, with protein sequence MNWKEALQRLKDGNERFVGTKPSTPAQDQTTIKGLANGQAPYAIILSCADSRVAPELAFDTGLGEVFVIRVAGNVANTSSIASIEYAVAHLGTKLIVVMGHQSCGAVGAAIQGGDAGPNLNKLVSYIQPAVEKLGKDAPVGDIVKENANIAAGTLTAKSDIIANAVASDGVKIVTGYYHLDTGSVDFE encoded by the coding sequence ATGAACTGGAAAGAAGCACTGCAACGACTCAAAGACGGAAACGAGCGTTTCGTAGGCACTAAGCCCTCTACCCCTGCACAGGATCAAACAACAATCAAAGGCTTGGCGAATGGACAAGCACCTTACGCCATCATACTATCCTGTGCTGATAGTCGAGTAGCGCCAGAGCTTGCATTTGATACTGGTCTGGGTGAGGTATTTGTAATAAGAGTAGCTGGAAACGTAGCCAACACTTCATCTATAGCAAGTATAGAATATGCTGTAGCACACTTAGGCACCAAGCTGATTGTAGTAATGGGACACCAGAGCTGTGGTGCAGTAGGTGCTGCCATACAAGGCGGCGACGCAGGACCAAATCTCAATAAGCTTGTGAGTTATATCCAACCTGCCGTAGAAAAACTAGGGAAAGATGCTCCTGTAGGAGATATCGTAAAAGAAAATGCAAACATCGCTGCTGGCACGCTAACTGCCAAGTCTGACATTATAGCCAATGCAGTGGCTAGCGATGGGGTGAAAATAGTAACAGGCTACTATCACTTAGACACAGGCTCTGTAGACTTCGAATAA
- a CDS encoding peptide MFS transporter — protein MEAKQQPELFGHPKGLFYLFFAELWERFSFYGMRALLTLYMVNEMFSAYAERDTIAFGIYASYGMLVYATPAIGGVLADRLLGFRRSVMLGAVFFTLGHFVLAIEHPIFFYTALALLIVGNGFFKPNISSFVGTLYEKGDVRRDSGFTIFYMGINVGAAVAPILCGWLGVTYGWHYGFGAAGIGMLTGLVVFWQGNKAGVFGDHGLPPSEGTLNEKVFGIKKKHMVPIAAVLIVPVIAFLIQFGEIALTAFGEVMFEGTIVSFIFNILVLGVAGYLLWMFTQISGKERQQLVMVLYMTLLMTVFWAFYELTGSLLTLFADRNVNLVMFTAAGTNGITAIFVVLLAIPFSALWIAMQRRNLNPRTPFKFAFGLILIGTGFYVLSLSGAFADEGGRVPFFFLVAAYFLFVVGELNMSPVGLSKITELTPKRLVGFMMGIWFLAVAYAFNIGGWIGRSMAINTKDMSEASGMDSLQIYIEGFEKIGLFGLGLGVVALVLAPFLKRLMHEVH, from the coding sequence ATGGAAGCAAAACAACAACCCGAATTATTTGGTCATCCCAAAGGCCTGTTTTATCTATTTTTCGCCGAGCTGTGGGAACGATTTAGTTTTTACGGCATGCGTGCGCTACTTACGTTATACATGGTCAATGAGATGTTTAGTGCCTATGCTGAACGCGATACCATTGCATTTGGTATTTATGCCTCGTATGGCATGCTTGTCTACGCCACGCCTGCTATTGGTGGTGTGTTGGCAGATCGTTTATTAGGGTTTAGAAGATCGGTGATGTTGGGTGCTGTGTTTTTTACGTTAGGCCATTTCGTTTTGGCTATAGAACATCCTATTTTCTTTTACACGGCATTGGCATTGTTGATTGTAGGTAATGGCTTTTTTAAACCCAATATATCGTCATTTGTGGGTACGCTTTATGAAAAAGGCGACGTAAGAAGAGATTCGGGTTTCACCATATTTTATATGGGTATTAATGTAGGAGCAGCCGTGGCGCCTATTCTTTGTGGATGGTTAGGGGTTACTTATGGATGGCATTATGGTTTTGGTGCTGCTGGTATCGGGATGCTTACTGGCTTGGTTGTGTTTTGGCAGGGCAATAAGGCAGGCGTGTTCGGAGATCATGGATTGCCACCATCAGAAGGAACTCTTAATGAAAAAGTATTTGGCATAAAGAAAAAGCACATGGTGCCAATAGCGGCAGTGCTTATAGTTCCAGTTATTGCTTTTTTAATTCAATTTGGAGAGATCGCTCTCACTGCCTTTGGAGAAGTGATGTTTGAAGGTACGATTGTATCATTTATATTCAATATTCTAGTGCTAGGTGTTGCAGGTTATCTGCTATGGATGTTTACTCAGATCTCTGGCAAAGAAAGACAGCAGCTAGTTATGGTGTTGTATATGACGCTTTTGATGACTGTATTTTGGGCTTTTTATGAATTGACAGGTAGCTTGCTAACCCTGTTTGCCGATCGAAATGTAAACCTTGTCATGTTTACCGCAGCAGGTACTAATGGCATCACCGCCATATTTGTTGTGTTGCTGGCTATACCTTTTTCAGCATTGTGGATTGCAATGCAGCGCAGGAATCTGAACCCAAGAACACCGTTCAAATTTGCATTTGGTTTAATATTGATAGGCACTGGGTTTTATGTGTTGTCACTTAGTGGAGCATTTGCGGACGAAGGAGGGCGTGTGCCTTTTTTCTTTTTGGTAGCTGCTTACTTCCTTTTTGTAGTGGGGGAGCTGAATATGTCGCCAGTAGGCTTGTCTAAGATTACAGAATTAACACCTAAACGACTAGTAGGTTTTATGATGGGGATTTGGTTTTTGGCTGTAGCCTATGCTTTTAACATTGGTGGATGGATTGGTCGTAGTATGGCGATCAATACTAAGGATATGTCTGAGGCATCAGGGATGGATTCTCTTCAAATATATATCGAGGGATTTGAAAAGATCGGATTATTTGGATTAGGACTAGGAGTAGTGGCCTTGGTACTTGCGCCATTTCTAAAGAGACTCATGCACGAAGTGCATTAG